A window of Catharus ustulatus isolate bCatUst1 chromosome 25, bCatUst1.pri.v2, whole genome shotgun sequence contains these coding sequences:
- the LOC117007243 gene encoding collagen alpha-1(I) chain-like: MAAAGGGGARRGLLKRKPNFTLQELEVLMSEVLRYEPLLFGAAAGTVNAYEKQKIWWRITHKVNAAGRHQRDIGEVKNRWRGLRRRAGDKISRHRLERQGPAGRASARNGNSGSSGNNGSNGNGVAEPGPGPAPAPVWGARGAAGTEPPMRSAEGSAQHGVKEEPVKEEPVEVKTEPFHGPAADGIPGRGSDCRLPRTGICPPSELCEGWSRSPPRPAPSELSLGDLGGQQESLGSDFPNLLLEQETEQLSHCGSGEAGPPGPAGLDGTPECPQLSLVQSNERLVQEMRAFRLEYAESRRETTAVLRGIAQALGVLSRSLAEIRDLYLREQGVPKS, from the exons atggcggcggcgggcggcggcggggcgcggcgggggctGCTGAAGCGGAAGCCGAACTTCacgctgcaggagctggaggtgctgatGAGCGAAGTGCTCCGGTACGAGCCGCTGCTGTTCGGCGCCGCCGCCGGTACCGTGAACGCATACGAGAAGCAGAAGATCTGGTGGCGGATCACGCACAAGGTGAACGCCGCCGGCCGCCACCAGCGCGACATTGGCGAGGTGAAGAACCGCTGGAGGGGGCTGCGCCGCCGTGCCGGGGACAAGATCAGCCGGCACCGGCTGGAGCGGCAgggcccggccggcagggccTCCGCCAGGAACGGTAACAGCGGGAGCAGCGGCAATAACGGGAGCAACGGGAACGGCGTGgccgagcccggcccggggccCGCCCCTGCCCCCGTCTGGGGTGCTCGCGGCGCCGCCGGAACCGAGCCTCCGATGCGCAGCGCCGAGGGGTCGGCACAGCACG GTGTCAAGGAGGAGCCGGTGAAAGAGGAGCCTGTGGAGGTGAAGACTGAGCCCTTCCACGGTCCCGCTGCTGACGGCATTCCTGGCCGCGGCTCAGACTGCCGGCTGCCCCGCACCGGCATCTGCCCACCCAGCGAGCTGTGCGAGGGCTGGAGCCGGAGCCCCCCGCGCCCCGCACCCTCCGAACTCTCCCTCGGCGACCTAGGTGGGCAGCAGGAGTCGCTGGGCTCCGATTTCCCGAATCTGCTATTGGAGCAGGAGACCGAGCAGCTCAGTCACTGCGGCTCGGGAGAGGCGGGGCCCCCCGGGCCGGCGGGGTTGGACGGGACCCCCGAgtgcccccagctcagccttgtgCAGTCCAATGAGCGGCTGGTGCAGGAAATGCGGGCGTTCCGCCTGGAATACGCCGAGAGCCGTCGGGAAACCACAGCTGTGCTGCGCGGCATCGCTCAGGCACTGGGCGTGCTCAGCCGCAGCCTGGCTGAAATCCGTGACCTCTACCTCCGGGAGcagggggtccccaaatcctga